The genomic interval CTGCTGGCCGACGGCCGCGTGGCCCTCGGCGTCTCCCGCGGGAGCCCCGAGCCGGCCGACCGCGGCTGGGAGGCGTTCGGATACCACGGCTCGACCGACCCGCGCGGCGCCGACCTCGCCCGGGAGAAGTTCGAGCTGTTCCTGCGCGCCGTGCGCGGGGAGCCCATGGCCCGCGCCGCCGAGAACGGATATATGTCGAGCGCCGCGCCCGGGGCGGGACTGCGCATCGAACCGCACTCCCCCGACCTCGCCGACCACATCTGGTGGGGCGCGGGAAGCCGCGAGAGCGCCGAGAACGTGGGCCGCACGGGACTGAACCTCATGAGCTCGACCCTGCTCACCGAGGCGACCGGCGAGTCCTTCGGCGACCTCCAGGCCGAGCAGATCGACCGCTTCCGCGCCGCCTACCGGGAGGCCGGCCACACCGGGCGCCCGCGCGTCTCCGTCTCGCGCAGCGTGTTCCCGATCGTGGACGAGCAGGATCGGATGCTGTTCGGCATGCGCCCGGGCGAGGGCGCCGACCAGATCGGCATCATCGACGGCATGCGCTCGACCTTCGGCCGCACCTTCACCGGCGAGCCCGATCAGCTGATCGAGCAGCTCAGGGCCGACGCCGCCGTGCAGAGCGCCGACACCCTCATGCTCACGATCCCCTCGCAGGCCGGCGTCGACCTGAACCTGCACATCCTCGAGTCCTTCGCGCAGCACGTCGCGCCGGCGCTCGGCTGGAAGCCGAACACGGAAGGGCCCGTGGAGGGCGATCCCGTCTGACCAGAGACCGCCCCGAAAGCGTCAAGATTGTTGACACTCCTCCTCGCGCATGGTGAGGTGACACACACCGCGTTCCCGCGGTCGTCCCTGGACCCGCTCGAGGAGGAGCCATGCCCCAGTCCCGACGCAGCAGATGGATGGTCGGCGCCCTGACCCTGGTCGCCGCCGCCGCGCTCGCGGCCCCCGCCCAGGCCGCATCCCACGACACCCGCC from Brachybacterium kimchii carries:
- a CDS encoding LLM class flavin-dependent oxidoreductase; amino-acid sequence: MRAFGFLSFGHYGSAVGAPGVDARQMLHDAVDISVGADELGVNGAYFRVHHFARQSASPMPLLAAAAARTERIELGTGVIDMRYENPLYLAEEAAALDLLADGRVALGVSRGSPEPADRGWEAFGYHGSTDPRGADLAREKFELFLRAVRGEPMARAAENGYMSSAAPGAGLRIEPHSPDLADHIWWGAGSRESAENVGRTGLNLMSSTLLTEATGESFGDLQAEQIDRFRAAYREAGHTGRPRVSVSRSVFPIVDEQDRMLFGMRPGEGADQIGIIDGMRSTFGRTFTGEPDQLIEQLRADAAVQSADTLMLTIPSQAGVDLNLHILESFAQHVAPALGWKPNTEGPVEGDPV